In the genome of Lactuca sativa cultivar Salinas chromosome 3, Lsat_Salinas_v11, whole genome shotgun sequence, the window gtacatagggttttcaacccataataatatagttaatttgtttaTCACATACTTCATGTCcaacaattaacccgattacccatccccattatcttttttattcttaaggatctaccctaagaatcatctattcttcaatatttattcctaagaattttcctaaggaataggcacgaagtccatagatGCCAGGGTATTTTATATATAACGGTCAAATATGAGTTCATTCCCTTAAtgtaaaagcaaaaaaaaaaaaaaaaaaaaaaaaaaaaaaaaaaaaaaggaatatgGTGACCTTTTAATAGAGACGTGACAAGTTTGATGGGCTAATATGACATTTTTCCTACTTAAAAGCTCCTAAAGTTGGGCCTTGGGTTGTAGGAAAAGTTTCATAGAACACGGAAGAGAAAAGTATGGAAAAATGATCAAAAATTCAAACTATTTACAAATTTTCAAGAGGGGCATGTTACACTCAGGCGTACCACGCCTGGTGACGTAGCAGCCTCTCATTTTGCCATGTGTCTCTTTGTGTAGTGAGGAAGGGTTGCTTGTTGGCATGACACGTGTCGCAcgtctggtggtgccacgtgtccattTCTCAGTGATCCACGTCATCAAGTTTGCTAGTAAATTCCAGATCTTGAAAAAtcgtatattttgcatacgagatctgttttcgacgttctttatattctcGTTTTCGTATTGACGAGTACTACaagtttcatttagacttcgcTAGCTAATTCACATTCTATTTTTAATTTTACAGTTTGTGAAGGTTACACTGTAAAATACTCTGCGAAATTCATAAcattttcatacgaactccgttctcGGCGTTCTCAATATCGATGGATTCATATTTACATAGAcatcaactttcgtttagactattTTGGCTAACGAGCAACCTATTTTCATTTCATATTTTATAACACATCGTTGTATTGGGTCGAAcgtgaaactttgaaaaatcataatttcttcatatgaagtcaggtttgggcgttctttatattcacgggTTCGTAATCACGACTACTATGATTTTCATTAagactatttatcctaaataacctttcatttaaaaatgttattttatcgTTTAACGATAATAAGATTTTCTGCAAATATTATATATTCATAATATTTCTACACATCATGTGTATacaataataaatatttatatagTTTGTAACGTGTACGACGAACAATTATCCTATTCGATGATTTAATTAGTCATTAAAATGGATAATCATATAATCGTTATCCCTTAAACATCTATTTGGTTTGTTTACAGCACTATGTTTCCCATAACTTCTACAATTTTGTGTATTTAAGTGATTGATCTGGCATTCAATCGATCACTCATGATATGTTTTGGTTGAAGACGAATAGGTTGATAAAGTTTGAAGAAGAACAAAAATGATTGAGCAACAAGAATCACACGAGGCAATAAATCACGTCCTACGACACTTAACCTCTAAAGATGAAATTCAAAAGTGGTGGTTACGGGATGACTGTTTGGATCTCGATATCTTGTTTGTTGCCATTCTTTGTCTTTTTGCGGCGTCTCAGATGGAGGTGAAGGAGGTTGAAGACAGAGCTGCACCCCAACAACCACCCAAAACCCTACCCGTCATAGGCTTTCCTCTCTACTTCCTATCACTAGTACTCCTCATCATTTTTCTTTCTCCGGCAAGACCAACTACTGCCCTAACCACCATGCCACTTCCTCACTAATACTCCCACTAATACTCCTCATCATTTTTCTCCGGCAAGACCAACTACTGTCGTAGCCACCATATAGGTTGATCAAAATCTGATCGGACCTCCTTTATTGACAAGCACACCCGCACCTTCCTCCTTCTCATGCTCTTTTTTCTGGTCTCCATTAACCCACCGCCGATCTCCTCCCAGAAAACCCAGCCAAAACCACCACCATTTATCTACAGCTTGTGTGTTTTATGTTTCTTGTTTTCTTGATCAATAACATAGTGAAAGGGGTTGGAAAGATTCGCTAGAGGGTGGAGACGATGATGGTGATCTGGCCAACGAGTTAAAGTCTCCATTTTCTCTCATTGGTCAACATGTTTGTGTTTCTCTCTGATTGTGGATAGATTAGGCAAAATAAAAGGAAGGTGgcgtttattatttattttttaattgaaaatcataataaaaacattaaattaattgaaaaaaaaatatgacaCTATTATGATCATTTCAAATTGGCACGAATTATTTTATCTTTCAGGGATAAAGCATGCAAGATTAAATCAAACactaaataatctaaattaatttttaataataaaaaccaaaCAAGTATTTTGACAATCATACGAAAAACAATTCTTATAATTTAGtttgttattttaaaattaagacatatataatatttattctattttaaaataactaatatataagtaaaaataaaattaattattatttaaaaataaaaagttatgatTAGTTAATCATTAGagttttattttaatgttatacCAAAAAGTTAATGATTGAGAAGGTCAAGTTAAATATACTAAAAAACTAAGGGTATAAATATACCAAAAAATAATGATTGAGAAGGTCAAGTTAAATATACTAAAAAATCGAGGGTCTAATTAGTTGCATGTTGGGCACTATAGTCCAAGGggtttctttaaaaaaataaaaattaaaaattaaaaaatttaaaaaataaaaaaccttcATGTTATATCTTTCATATCAAACCTTAAATAATTAtgctttttttagtttttttatttaagatatgtattgattaatatatatgttttttttcttttctttatataaaataaacaaataataataatattattattttatatttttatttaaattatttaaaaaaatattattatttgtgttacattttatttaaataagttttaGCTTTTTTCGAATACAAAGTCTTTTTAACGTTTTGTtcaaatacattgttattttttgacgtttttagtttataatatttaatgttgttatttaatatatttttcaacgttttgtttgtttgaataaaatttatttaattatcCTCCATCTATATGTTAATTTGTAAATGGTTATACGGTaaatttatatcatataaaaaaTTCGGTAAAAACCGGTTCACATTAAatccattatttatttattaaaaaaaatctaaattgcTCTACTCTTTTTTCTCAAATTAACCCACTCTTTTTATATAAGTTTCTCATTATTTTTATGTTAACAAAAGCAATCCAATATATTTGATCTCCTTGAACTTGCAATCTCATAGTATTAATGGGTTCATAAAATATATaagatatatattatttttaagcaTATACATCATTTTTACGACTATATGGATGTTTCTTGAAAATGTGgccaaattttaataaatatttttttaaaaatattgttAACAAagaatatttatatttaaaaaaaataaaaagcttGACATCATAAATTAAGTAACAATCTAACCgtatttttgtttttatgttcACTAAGTAAAGAATaaactaaattatatatatatatatatatatatatatatatatatatatatatatatatatatatatatagtgtggaTTGTAAGTATTATGTGGATGTAGAAATGAATGCGGACCAATAATTTATAATACATATTCTTATTGCATATAAATTCTGATTGAATgaacattttaaaaaataactaTTTTTTGAACCATGAGTTAAAGAATAACAACATTTTTAAAGAATAATCATTTATTATTAACATTATTGAATAATCTAAGgtccaaaaataaacaaaaaaaataatttttactgTCACATTCTATAAAAATACAAtgttattttttgaatttttgtcacattctattagaatacaaGCTTTATAGTGAGTCATTCTTGAAAAAATCTTCATTCTATAAGAATACAATGTCATTCATGAAAGAATTTTCATTCTCATTCTTGTTTCATGTtgttattttttgaaattttggtgTGATGAATCTCAATTGTCATGAAAGTGTTTCTTCTTAATTTCCATCCACAATTGTTGTTCTAAACTACTTTGCTATATTCTGAGTGGtcctgaaacaaaacacatacaAATATAAGAAatcatttcagaaaatatgacTCCAACAATACATTCATTTCATGATACATTTGGCAGAAGAAATTACATTTTGTCATAACATATTTCTctgacatttcatcaaacacttttaGGACACTGCCTAAATCTTCACATTTTCTATAAATCTGACAGAAAATCCAATTCAGAAGCATCAAAATCAAATTCACAAGAAGATGCTCCAACATCATTATGAACATTAAATATTAAAAGTTGAAACCGTAACAATTAGTAAGTCacagagaaagaaagaagaaaatttTGTTTGTTATGTAATGAAATTGATGCCACATATTACAATGACAATGACAAGTTTATTTTTTGGTTACCTGGTATGTAGTTAATTTAATCAGCCATAAACCAATCTCACTGCTAAGTCAGATCAAAGATTTCTCCATGCAGTCCATCTTCAATATCTAATTTGAAAAACAATGAAGCCTGCAATTGGTTGAACTCACATCACCGGCAACCGCAAAACTTCTTCTCCTCAAAGTTTCAAAGcagattttgaaaagagaaagagGACATCTTATCAATATGTGTTGATTGACTTCCTCACCAGGGATGATTTGGATATACTTCATTAATCTCGTCTTTGTAGCTTGGTACAACTCGCCGGAAAGCAAACCTAGCAACCCGGAATTAAACTTGAAGATGCTCTCATCGGGAATATACATAACAATTGCGAAGTTCATACACCCTCAATAATGGTTGAAGGCGATGATGACTCAAGGTAGCGATGATCTTGGTTCACTATTCTGGTCATTGATTTGAGGCCGATAAAGATGATTATGACGATGATTGTATACCCTAAATCTAATGATTGAAGGCGACGAGGATTGTATACCCTAAATCTAATGATTGAAGGCGACGATGACTCAAGGTCGTCTGATGGGGACGAAGGTCGATGGAAACAAAAGGGATACAATTATGTGGATGTCAATAGAAGAGGCAATTGGgttttaaataaaatgatttgcCCAAATTAAAAGAtagatgatttaattaattatttattaaaattaaataatatttgactaatattaatctcTACGTCTACTAAATATTTGTTCATCCATATTTGAactctctcttatatatatatatataaagtaattaaggcatcaaaaaaataataatataaaactataagtATATAAGgtaattaaaaattaatattaTTGCATTAAAATTGATTGATTAGACCTATCCTAAAACGAAGTAATAAAAACCCCCCAGAGCGGGTTTTTTAGCATCACCCAAGTTTAATCGTATCAACTTCCTACCCTGTTAGTCTCAGATGCtattccacaacattttttatTTGGTCGTCAAAACTCAAAACCAACCAAATTTCATTTGGAAAGATTTTCTTTATGGATTCCAACCAAAACCACataaaataaaatgataaaaaacCAAAGCCATCCACATCCATGTCATGTGCAAAAAAAATTAAACCCACTATGtagacattaaaaaaaaaaaaaaaaaaaaaaaaacccaactcTGGACCACTTCCATTATTACAAAATTCAACAAAATCCATCACAACATCCAtcgaaaaaaaaacacaaacattctacaaaacacataataaaacTAGAACCATACCTTGATATGAAATATATGAACCATACATGGGCCCACCTTGACCTAGTTGCTCGCTTGTCGCAACTCGGGTCTCACAAAATCAGCATCAACAGGCACCGATATGTCAATTGTTGGTCTCAACTCAGCACACACCTTAACCGCTTCATGAACCGGGTCCTCAAAGAAGTTGCTAATCAGATCCTGGTTAAGCGGGCTCCCATTGTCAACCGCCACCAAAgcctgttgggtcaaaatatagtCAAACCGTGGGGCCCACTTCCTCGACCCCAACCTTGCAGTTGTCGAACAGTTGTCCACCATAAACGACACACCTCGCGCATGCATAAACGGGTTCAAAGAATCCACAGACTCAATCAAACTTTCATTGATAATCTCAGAGTATGAGTGCCCCTTCTTCCTCAACACCTCAATCTGTCATTTTTTTTTATCAGTTATcacaatttttaattttattattaaaaaagaaaaactttttttgtagaattttattaagaTTACCTGTGCCATCATCAGTGCAACATAGACACCTGCTGTGAAGGGATACAACGGACCCAAATCACCCGCGGGTCGGCTAGCACGGACCCGTTCACCGACCTTCCACATACGGGTCTGGTCGATTTTCCCCATGGGGAAAGCTGGTAATCCCTCTTTTTCctagaaaaagaaaaggaaaattaTAAATTCAATACTTTAGGGAAAAGGAAAATGTAAAAGAaagattaataaaaatataaaattacataaaatcgaCGTCCAGCTAGCACAACACTTCTTATCTCACTGCCACTTGCTACATCTTCATAGCACTCGTATAAAATGTCCATGCAAGGGTAGTATGAGGCACTGTATGCTGTTAAGAATTCTTTCTTGCCTTCTTCTGTTAATGACTCATACACAGCTTTCATTCCCTGTTTAATAAAAAGAATTAAGATTTTGGGAAAGTTTAACTTAAGTGAAAAAGAAACAGACTTTGATCTTTAAGAAAGGTCATGGAGTAAACCTGAGTTGAGATTGTCTTTGATATGTTCCCAGTGATGCATTCAACTGTATTTTTGTAAGCCAAATCTTCACTCATACCACCTTCTGTATACCTTCTAAACAAAGACTCCACAATACCATGCACAGCACCAAGTAAAATACCTAATATTTTTCAAGAAATTGAAATTTATCATTAATGAATATGTAAAGTAAAAAGACTAGattttgcaaaagtttgaattttgaaatgaagGGCTGACCTCTTTCCCCGAATATGTCACTCTTGTACTCCTGTTCAAGTGTGGTGGCGAATGTAAAAGGAGAACCAAGGGCAACAGACCATGCAAGTGCAACATCAGTGGCTCTTCCATCAACATCCTGATGAACTGCAAAACTGGCATTGATTCCAGCTCCATTGATCTCTTTTCCTTGAACATACAGTCTCCTTACTGATGGACCCATGCCCTTAGGGCAAACGGCAACCACGCTTATGTTCTTGGGGAAATCAAGTCCAGCTGATTGAAGGTGTCCAAGAAGGAATCCATGGGAAAGTCCTAGGATGCTGTTTGGTTTCATGTGTGAGAAGATTTTCTCATAGTTATCAGCCTGAGCTGAATCGGATATCAAGAGCAGAACCAGGTCACTGCCGGAGATGGTTTCATAAATGTCTCCGAGAGTTCCGTTTTCTTCAGAGAAACCAGCACCACGAGCTTCGTTGAACGAGCTTGAACCCTTTCGTAATCCAATCTGTTTAAGAAAGTGAAACCCTAGAATCGTAAGCATCCAGATTATGAAGTTACAGTGGAAGGAGAAAACAAACGGGGGGAAATTACCTTCACTACGATGTCAGATTTTGCTTCGACAAGGGAATCCCTAAGATTCTGAGCTTGTGCAGGACCCTGCAGAAAAAAAACAGCATCATTTTCAGGCCGTTGACTTTCTATCTGACAAAGAGGGCGGGATATCCTTTATGTCCATAAAACCTAGAGGGATTGACGCTTTATAGCTTCTACTTGATTTAAGTTTCAATCAGTTCCAATTAATTTGGTATATGAAACTTTGCTCGTGAAATTTTTACGCAAGCGTCGCTAA includes:
- the LOC111884406 gene encoding ketol-acid reductoisomerase, chloroplastic; this translates as MAAAATTSFSTLAPTASSSAASASLKLAPQTLGFNVGFLSSKTSSKSLKARSNGSSGSALGARMVSAPAITKPPTLLDFETSVFKKEKINLAGYDEYIVRGGRDLFHLLPDAFKGIKQIGVIGWGSQGPAQAQNLRDSLVEAKSDIVVKIGLRKGSSSFNEARGAGFSEENGTLGDIYETISGSDLVLLLISDSAQADNYEKIFSHMKPNSILGLSHGFLLGHLQSAGLDFPKNISVVAVCPKGMGPSVRRLYVQGKEINGAGINASFAVHQDVDGRATDVALAWSVALGSPFTFATTLEQEYKSDIFGERGILLGAVHGIVESLFRRYTEGGMSEDLAYKNTVECITGNISKTISTQGMKAVYESLTEEGKKEFLTAYSASYYPCMDILYECYEDVASGSEIRSVVLAGRRFYEKEGLPAFPMGKIDQTRMWKVGERVRASRPAGDLGPLYPFTAGVYVALMMAQIEVLRKKGHSYSEIINESLIESVDSLNPFMHARGVSFMVDNCSTTARLGSRKWAPRFDYILTQQALVAVDNGSPLNQDLISNFFEDPVHEAVKVCAELRPTIDISVPVDADFVRPELRQASN